From Acinonyx jubatus isolate Ajub_Pintada_27869175 chromosome B2, VMU_Ajub_asm_v1.0, whole genome shotgun sequence, a single genomic window includes:
- the AIF1 gene encoding allograft inflammatory factor 1 isoform X3 — MSHTRDLQGGKAFGLLKAQQEDRLDEINKQFLDDPKYSSDEDLLSKLEAFKNIMSLKRMLEKLGVPKTHLELKKLIREVSSGSGETFSYSDFLKMMLGKRSAILKMILMYEEKAREQEKPAGPPAKRNISELP, encoded by the exons ATGAGCCACACCAGAGATTTACAAG GAGGAAAAGCCTTCGGGCTGCTGAAGGCCCAGCAGGAAGACAGACTGGATGAAATCAACAAG caaTTCCTGGATGATCCCAAATATAGCAGTGATGAGGATCTGCTCTCCAAACTGGAAGCCTTCAAGA ATATCATGTCCCTGAAGCGAATGCTGGAAAAACTCGGGGTCCCCAAGACCCACCTGGAGCTGAAGAAACTAATCAGGGAGGTGTCCAGCGGCTCTGGGGAGACTTTCAGCTACTCTGACTTTCTCAAGATGATGTTGGGAAAGAGATCTGCCATCCTAAAAAT GATCCTGATGTAcgaggagaaagcaagagaacAGGAGAAGCCAGCAGGTCCCCCAGCCAAGAGAAATATCTCTGAATTGCCCTGA
- the AIF1 gene encoding allograft inflammatory factor 1 isoform X1, whose product MSHTRDLQGGKAFGLLKAQQEDRLDEINKGLVSNSFLNPLPCPLPRTLQPALTLSAFSPHPEKYMEFDLNGNGDIDIMSLKRMLEKLGVPKTHLELKKLIREVSSGSGETFSYSDFLKMMLGKRSAILKMILMYEEKAREQEKPAGPPAKRNISELP is encoded by the exons ATGAGCCACACCAGAGATTTACAAG GAGGAAAAGCCTTCGGGCTGCTGAAGGCCCAGCAGGAAGACAGACTGGATGAAATCAACAAG GGCTTGGTTAGCAACTCCTTTCTCAATCCCCTGCCGTGCCCCCTCCCGAGGACCCTCCAGCCAGCGCTGACCCTATCTGCTTTCTCCCCTCACCCAGAGAAATACATGGAGTTTGACCTGAATGGAAACGGAGATATCG ATATCATGTCCCTGAAGCGAATGCTGGAAAAACTCGGGGTCCCCAAGACCCACCTGGAGCTGAAGAAACTAATCAGGGAGGTGTCCAGCGGCTCTGGGGAGACTTTCAGCTACTCTGACTTTCTCAAGATGATGTTGGGAAAGAGATCTGCCATCCTAAAAAT GATCCTGATGTAcgaggagaaagcaagagaacAGGAGAAGCCAGCAGGTCCCCCAGCCAAGAGAAATATCTCTGAATTGCCCTGA
- the AIF1 gene encoding allograft inflammatory factor 1 isoform X2, translating into MSHTRDLQGGKAFGLLKAQQEDRLDEINKQFLDDPKYSSDEDLLSKLEAFKKKYMEFDLNGNGDIDIMSLKRMLEKLGVPKTHLELKKLIREVSSGSGETFSYSDFLKMMLGKRSAILKMILMYEEKAREQEKPAGPPAKRNISELP; encoded by the exons ATGAGCCACACCAGAGATTTACAAG GAGGAAAAGCCTTCGGGCTGCTGAAGGCCCAGCAGGAAGACAGACTGGATGAAATCAACAAG caaTTCCTGGATGATCCCAAATATAGCAGTGATGAGGATCTGCTCTCCAAACTGGAAGCCTTCAAGA AGAAATACATGGAGTTTGACCTGAATGGAAACGGAGATATCG ATATCATGTCCCTGAAGCGAATGCTGGAAAAACTCGGGGTCCCCAAGACCCACCTGGAGCTGAAGAAACTAATCAGGGAGGTGTCCAGCGGCTCTGGGGAGACTTTCAGCTACTCTGACTTTCTCAAGATGATGTTGGGAAAGAGATCTGCCATCCTAAAAAT GATCCTGATGTAcgaggagaaagcaagagaacAGGAGAAGCCAGCAGGTCCCCCAGCCAAGAGAAATATCTCTGAATTGCCCTGA